A stretch of the Bacillus anthracis str. Vollum genome encodes the following:
- a CDS encoding ABC transporter ATP-binding protein, whose product MKLEIKNVTKSFKGKIAVNNFSMELQAGECVGLIGPNGAGKSTLIKVISDITNPTDGEVLLNGIKISKMKSEIGYLPQYPNFFHWMTARETLTFMGQLSGVKKEELLKSIPKMLEKVGLKGEENTKVSTFSGGMKQRLGIAQALLHKPSLIVMDEPVSALDPIGRREVLNLIEEIKKDTTILLSTHILSDAEEICERFVIIKDGTKIEDTTITELLHRNRENKLVIEITAKDQKWIEIVKKLPYVKNVEVVGLKIKVKVESIEISKNMLLQNALEHKVDIVKFEMSNDTLEEIFLKLVVQNE is encoded by the coding sequence ATGAAATTAGAGATTAAAAATGTAACAAAATCATTTAAAGGAAAAATTGCTGTCAATAATTTCTCGATGGAATTGCAAGCGGGGGAATGCGTCGGATTAATTGGACCAAACGGAGCAGGGAAATCCACATTAATAAAAGTAATTTCGGATATTACTAATCCAACTGATGGTGAAGTTTTATTGAATGGGATAAAAATATCAAAAATGAAAAGTGAAATTGGTTATCTACCTCAATATCCTAATTTTTTTCATTGGATGACAGCGAGAGAAACGCTTACGTTTATGGGCCAACTTTCGGGGGTGAAAAAAGAAGAATTGTTAAAGTCGATTCCGAAAATGTTGGAGAAAGTTGGACTGAAGGGAGAAGAAAATACAAAGGTTAGTACATTTTCTGGTGGAATGAAGCAACGACTTGGTATTGCACAAGCATTATTGCATAAACCTTCGCTTATTGTCATGGATGAACCAGTATCCGCATTAGATCCGATCGGCCGGCGGGAAGTATTGAATCTAATTGAAGAAATAAAAAAAGATACAACCATTTTATTATCAACCCACATCTTAAGCGATGCAGAAGAAATCTGTGAGCGATTTGTCATTATAAAAGATGGAACAAAAATAGAAGACACAACGATTACGGAGCTTTTACACCGTAATCGTGAAAATAAATTAGTTATTGAAATAACAGCTAAAGATCAAAAGTGGATTGAAATTGTGAAAAAATTACCGTATGTGAAGAACGTAGAAGTGGTTGGGCTTAAAATCAAAGTGAAGGTTGAAAGTATCGAAATAAGCAAAAATATGTTATTACAAAATGCACTCGAACATAAAGTGGACATCGTTAAATTTGAAATGAGCAACGATACTTTAGAAGAGATTTTCTTGAAATTGGTGGTGCAAAATGAATAA
- a CDS encoding NETI motif-containing protein, translating to MTKQPNKKKFEVLENETITDCLARMEQEGYAPSRRMEEPIFHEVKKDDKTVVEPCGRKIVFEGKLK from the coding sequence ATGACAAAACAACCTAATAAAAAGAAATTTGAAGTACTCGAAAACGAAACAATTACAGACTGCTTAGCACGTATGGAACAAGAAGGCTATGCACCGTCTCGCCGTATGGAAGAGCCAATCTTTCATGAAGTGAAGAAAGATGACAAAACAGTAGTGGAACCGTGCGGTAGGAAGATTGTTTTTGAGGGGAAATTGAAGTAA
- a CDS encoding S-layer homology domain-containing protein, giving the protein MNRKTSKVKKFLGFVLTAALATTTMVGTANAQTTTNSYKVASNENTVFTDVPKDHWSKDAIDYLAAAGIYKGYGNGKFGFGDNITRGQVASLVNRHLGLIADDKQGNMFSDITNHMFEKDIKAIAQAGIMTGDGTGTFRPDDVLTRYEMAVILQKAFHLESKEQGKFKDVPKGHWAYEAVNTLRSNRIAQGDEAGNFNGNTFVKREQYAQFFYNAIAKNRDYNFNINSKEEMKQMLTTALENGTFGPFQLDVLGKDLSDVKKEYGVPDVWKKAPCTECDAPNIAVYGDYNIDMYPSDARYISVKMDITINELKEWFGEPDGIGEDMTSEGFIYNRGSYSLYFSFSDGYIQRAEISKNKFN; this is encoded by the coding sequence ATGAACAGAAAAACAAGTAAAGTTAAAAAGTTTTTGGGATTCGTACTAACCGCAGCATTAGCAACTACAACGATGGTAGGTACAGCAAATGCACAAACAACTACGAATAGCTATAAGGTAGCTAGCAATGAGAACACTGTATTTACAGATGTACCAAAAGACCACTGGTCAAAAGATGCTATTGATTACTTAGCGGCAGCAGGGATTTATAAGGGATATGGAAATGGGAAGTTTGGTTTTGGGGACAACATTACTAGAGGACAGGTAGCTTCTTTAGTCAATCGACATTTAGGTTTAATTGCAGACGATAAACAAGGAAATATGTTTAGTGATATTACAAATCATATGTTCGAAAAAGATATTAAAGCCATTGCGCAAGCTGGAATTATGACAGGTGATGGAACAGGTACATTTCGTCCTGATGATGTATTAACTCGTTATGAGATGGCAGTAATATTACAAAAAGCATTTCATTTAGAATCAAAAGAACAAGGGAAATTTAAAGACGTACCAAAAGGTCATTGGGCTTATGAAGCTGTAAATACACTGCGTAGTAACCGTATAGCACAAGGTGACGAGGCAGGTAATTTTAACGGAAATACATTTGTGAAGCGTGAGCAATATGCACAATTTTTCTATAATGCAATAGCAAAAAACAGAGATTATAATTTCAACATCAATTCAAAAGAAGAAATGAAACAAATGTTAACAACAGCTTTAGAGAATGGGACGTTTGGTCCATTTCAATTAGATGTATTAGGTAAAGATCTATCTGACGTAAAAAAAGAATATGGGGTGCCTGATGTTTGGAAGAAAGCACCTTGTACAGAATGTGATGCACCTAATATAGCGGTATACGGCGATTATAATATTGACATGTACCCTTCGGACGCTAGATATATATCGGTGAAAATGGATATCACTATTAATGAATTAAAAGAATGGTTTGGTGAGCCAGATGGAATCGGAGAGGATATGACTAGTGAAGGCTTCATATATAATCGAGGAAGCTATTCTCTTTATTTCAGCTTCTCTGATGGTTATATTCAACGCGCTGAAATATCTAAAAATAAATTTAATTAA
- a CDS encoding DUF4279 domain-containing protein, protein MAYFNVTGDIFPVEAITEALSIEPTKTYKKGDVIERRDNPNLVSTKNLYRKETDWTLSTGYQQSYDINNQLYVILKSLEGKTEQLKHLKKKYGLEFLFMIVIQVENNESPAMYLQKDIIDFASSIQAEIHFDLYIC, encoded by the coding sequence ATGGCTTATTTTAATGTAACAGGTGATATATTCCCTGTCGAAGCAATTACCGAGGCTCTAAGTATCGAGCCTACAAAAACTTATAAAAAAGGAGATGTTATTGAAAGACGTGATAATCCAAATCTTGTATCCACAAAAAACCTATATAGAAAAGAGACGGATTGGACTTTAAGCACTGGATACCAACAATCATACGATATAAATAATCAGTTGTATGTTATTCTAAAATCCCTTGAAGGGAAAACAGAACAATTAAAACATCTCAAGAAGAAATATGGTTTAGAGTTTCTTTTTATGATAGTAATTCAAGTGGAGAATAACGAATCGCCCGCAATGTATTTACAAAAAGATATTATTGATTTCGCTAGTTCCATTCAAGCAGAAATTCATTTTGATCTATATATTTGTTAA
- a CDS encoding PLDc N-terminal domain-containing protein → MKIHYGLNDLKDIDIMAFLPIILPVIAVGALLVLIAFIDLYRHRKTRKNVLVWTFIILFVNILGPILYFVIGRKDGGKV, encoded by the coding sequence ATGAAAATACATTATGGATTGAATGATCTTAAAGACATTGATATTATGGCTTTTCTACCCATTATATTGCCAGTTATTGCAGTGGGGGCACTTTTAGTTTTAATTGCATTCATTGATTTATATCGACATAGGAAAACAAGAAAAAATGTACTTGTATGGACGTTCATTATTCTTTTCGTTAATATATTGGGGCCTATCTTGTACTTTGTTATAGGGAGAAAGGACGGTGGGAAAGTATGA
- a CDS encoding ABC transporter permease subunit encodes MNNSMVLIKKECVQMLRDFKIIWLPIVFICLGATQPIVTHYLPSILEALGGGQGITIDLSMAAQKGGEVLATTLGSQFDQLGLMILVISMMGAIQTDKANGILAFILTRPVTVTSYVGGKIVSNYVMVACSVTIGYVTSYLYVNFLFTAVPFAHLITGLLFYLIWVLFIVSFTTMISAIFHSQGIIALISIVFLLACRVIVGLNPIMDRLNPAGMSKYAMETLVTGGVNSNAIITGLLTIVWILLTLFVTYYWIANKKFHYE; translated from the coding sequence ATGAATAACTCAATGGTATTGATAAAAAAAGAATGTGTTCAAATGTTACGTGATTTTAAGATCATTTGGCTACCAATTGTTTTTATATGTTTAGGTGCAACACAGCCGATAGTAACTCATTATTTACCATCCATTCTAGAAGCGTTAGGTGGAGGTCAGGGAATTACAATTGATCTGAGTATGGCAGCGCAAAAAGGGGGCGAAGTATTAGCGACTACTTTGGGATCCCAGTTTGACCAGCTTGGACTTATGATTCTAGTGATTTCTATGATGGGTGCAATTCAAACAGATAAAGCTAATGGTATACTGGCCTTTATTTTAACAAGGCCCGTTACTGTTACTTCATATGTAGGTGGGAAAATAGTGTCAAACTATGTAATGGTAGCGTGTAGTGTAACAATTGGATACGTAACGTCTTATCTATATGTAAATTTTCTTTTTACTGCCGTTCCATTTGCACACCTAATTACTGGATTACTATTTTATCTAATTTGGGTTCTTTTTATCGTATCTTTCACAACGATGATAAGTGCTATTTTTCACAGTCAAGGTATTATTGCATTAATTTCAATTGTTTTCCTTCTAGCCTGCAGAGTAATCGTCGGTTTGAATCCAATAATGGATCGGCTTAATCCAGCCGGTATGAGTAAGTATGCAATGGAAACGTTAGTCACGGGGGGCGTAAATTCAAACGCAATAATTACTGGATTACTAACTATAGTGTGGATTTTATTGACACTCTTCGTAACGTATTATTGGATTGCTAATAAAAAGTTTCATTATGAATAA
- a CDS encoding MFS transporter produces MSIRFTFWIMVGIVAISGLSQGMLLPAIAMIFEQEGVSSSINGIHATALYIGILVISPFLEKPMQKFGMKPIIVIGGFLVIISLFFFTQTFSFWVWFILRFLVGVGDHMLHVGTQTWITTTADPSKIGRQVSIYGVFFGIGFAVGPYLASTVQYGLATPFIISTILCLIGWLLLLPTKNAFPAQDEREVKSESSFSRYKQVVGLGWIALLGPLAYGVLEAMLNSNLPVYALRKGWSVSEVSFLLPAFAVGGIITQIPLGILSDKYGRDRILTWTFCISTGIFLLAAVFDHYYWIVFACMLLAGMVIGSCFSLGLGFMTDLLPRHLLPAGNILSGIAFSLGSILGPVLGGVFIEKIQYTSFFVAVMIIIGTLAILYMIYMKNQFASRKIESRLGHDKTT; encoded by the coding sequence ATGTCGATACGTTTTACGTTTTGGATTATGGTTGGAATTGTAGCAATCTCTGGTTTGTCACAAGGGATGCTTTTACCGGCCATTGCAATGATTTTTGAACAAGAAGGGGTTAGTTCAAGTATTAATGGTATTCATGCGACGGCACTATATATTGGGATATTAGTTATTTCCCCGTTTCTTGAAAAACCGATGCAAAAGTTTGGAATGAAGCCAATTATTGTGATTGGTGGGTTTCTCGTTATCATTTCATTATTCTTTTTTACACAAACTTTTTCATTCTGGGTATGGTTTATCCTTAGATTTCTAGTTGGAGTCGGAGATCATATGCTGCATGTCGGAACACAAACATGGATTACGACAACAGCAGATCCAAGTAAAATAGGGAGACAGGTATCGATATACGGTGTATTCTTCGGAATTGGTTTTGCCGTTGGCCCGTATTTAGCAAGCACTGTTCAGTACGGTCTTGCAACGCCATTTATTATATCTACTATACTTTGTTTAATAGGTTGGCTGTTACTATTACCAACAAAAAATGCATTCCCAGCGCAAGATGAAAGAGAAGTGAAGAGTGAATCATCATTTTCTCGTTATAAACAAGTTGTTGGATTAGGATGGATTGCACTGCTGGGACCACTTGCATATGGCGTACTGGAAGCGATGTTAAATAGTAACTTACCAGTATACGCGCTTCGAAAAGGATGGTCCGTCTCAGAAGTATCCTTCTTATTGCCAGCGTTTGCAGTTGGGGGCATTATTACACAAATTCCGCTCGGTATATTAAGTGACAAATACGGAAGGGACCGTATTTTAACGTGGACGTTCTGCATAAGTACGGGCATTTTCTTACTGGCAGCCGTATTTGATCACTATTACTGGATCGTCTTTGCCTGCATGTTGTTAGCGGGTATGGTCATTGGATCGTGCTTCTCGTTAGGACTTGGATTTATGACAGATTTATTACCGAGACACTTATTGCCAGCAGGAAATATATTATCTGGAATCGCCTTTAGTTTAGGAAGTATACTCGGACCTGTATTAGGAGGCGTATTTATAGAAAAAATACAGTATACAAGCTTTTTTGTTGCGGTTATGATTATAATAGGAACTCTCGCAATATTATATATGATCTACATGAAGAATCAATTTGCATCAAGAAAAATAGAAAGTAGGTTAGGGCATGACAAAACAACCTAA
- a CDS encoding serine hydrolase domain-containing protein, whose protein sequence is MKLKKSPLLLLIITFIFVITGLGFTYFKHNKTTPSKNNVTKKNWLDDPYLRWSYTHMKEFTLINDVKNNPDQIARFPSALQNLDDFAVQRRFGSATPLKELLDDNKTDAFVVVHNGQLVYERYFNGYNESEPHGMASLAKVFTGAIIQSLAEENRIDLEKTADTYIKELKNTPFGKATLQQLMDMQVSVEYPTHGYEHPALENQDAQLYLASNILPRDKNYDGPMKIYDMLQEAKETAPPGSVFSYNNGSTETLAWIIRTITGKSLAENVSERIWSQIGMEENAYYVTDETKIEQASAGLNATARDMARFGQLLLNNGEYNGKQILPSSITEDIKNVQEGELAIGPGASISYHNQWWIPHNEQGAFEVLGSYGQTLYIDPKAKMVIVHFSSNATPSNEIHSVYSNMYIDIAHHLEKLPQ, encoded by the coding sequence ATGAAACTAAAAAAATCTCCCCTACTCTTACTCATAATCACATTCATATTTGTAATTACAGGGCTCGGTTTTACATACTTCAAACATAATAAAACGACTCCATCGAAAAATAACGTGACGAAGAAAAATTGGTTAGATGACCCTTACTTACGTTGGTCATACACACATATGAAAGAATTTACTTTAATTAATGATGTAAAAAACAATCCTGATCAAATTGCTCGCTTCCCATCCGCATTGCAAAATTTAGACGATTTTGCTGTGCAGCGTAGATTTGGAAGTGCAACTCCTCTAAAAGAACTTTTAGACGATAACAAAACAGATGCGTTTGTCGTTGTACATAATGGACAACTTGTTTATGAACGATATTTCAATGGCTATAACGAGAGCGAACCGCATGGTATGGCGTCATTAGCAAAGGTATTTACCGGAGCAATAATACAATCTCTCGCTGAAGAAAACCGTATTGACTTAGAAAAAACGGCTGACACATATATAAAAGAATTAAAAAATACACCATTTGGAAAAGCAACACTACAGCAATTAATGGACATGCAAGTTTCAGTAGAATACCCTACTCACGGATACGAACATCCAGCGTTAGAAAATCAAGATGCACAACTATACTTGGCAAGCAATATTTTACCTCGAGATAAAAATTACGATGGTCCAATGAAAATTTATGATATGTTACAAGAAGCAAAAGAAACTGCACCGCCTGGTTCTGTCTTTTCTTACAATAACGGATCAACAGAAACACTCGCTTGGATTATTCGAACGATCACTGGTAAATCATTAGCTGAAAATGTTAGCGAGCGCATATGGTCTCAAATTGGTATGGAAGAAAACGCGTATTACGTTACAGATGAAACAAAAATAGAACAAGCGAGCGCTGGTTTAAATGCAACTGCTAGAGATATGGCGAGATTTGGACAATTATTATTAAACAACGGGGAATATAACGGAAAACAAATTCTACCTTCTTCTATTACTGAAGATATAAAAAATGTGCAAGAAGGTGAACTTGCAATTGGCCCTGGTGCTTCCATCTCTTATCATAATCAATGGTGGATTCCGCACAATGAACAAGGTGCTTTTGAAGTGTTAGGTAGTTACGGACAAACACTTTACATCGATCCGAAAGCAAAGATGGTCATTGTCCACTTCTCTTCTAACGCTACGCCAAGTAATGAAATACATTCCGTTTACTCCAATATGTATATTGATATTGCACATCATTTGGAGAAGCTTCCACAGTAG
- a CDS encoding DUF3895 domain-containing protein: MNQISFEDLFEEENKREKVEVAHIPAPLSPLQKDILELVDSEEISALELCEQLIRSGKISDERFTTNKPKAYGQVCLVLEGFVKEGKLIFVKSDEKRDRVYKLKEEVSNI, encoded by the coding sequence ATGAATCAAATTTCATTTGAAGATTTATTTGAAGAAGAAAATAAACGAGAAAAGGTGGAGGTAGCTCATATACCAGCACCTTTATCGCCATTACAAAAAGATATATTGGAATTAGTGGATTCTGAAGAAATAAGTGCACTTGAGCTATGCGAACAATTAATACGATCTGGCAAAATATCAGATGAAAGATTCACAACGAATAAGCCGAAAGCATATGGACAAGTATGCTTAGTACTAGAAGGATTTGTTAAAGAAGGAAAGCTTATTTTTGTCAAAAGTGATGAGAAAAGAGATAGGGTTTATAAATTAAAAGAAGAAGTTTCTAACATATAA
- a CDS encoding MarR family winged helix-turn-helix transcriptional regulator: MDEKQHFFHIVSQTSRKFTKKFNERVSPTGLFSAQWAVIFRINQTGSCTQTELCQYLNVESPTMTRTLTRMETMGWIIRTEGKDRREKLISLSETAIKMIPVWQEEVDTFEEKTLEGINEDDLHQAFQVLQQIIKNLD, from the coding sequence ATGGACGAAAAACAACATTTTTTTCACATTGTCAGCCAGACTTCTCGGAAGTTTACGAAGAAATTTAATGAACGTGTATCTCCCACTGGGTTATTTAGTGCGCAATGGGCTGTAATTTTCCGCATCAATCAAACTGGTTCTTGTACGCAAACTGAATTGTGCCAGTATTTAAATGTTGAATCACCAACGATGACTCGTACGTTAACACGTATGGAAACGATGGGCTGGATTATTCGTACAGAAGGAAAAGATCGCCGTGAGAAGCTCATTTCTTTATCAGAAACAGCGATAAAAATGATTCCGGTATGGCAAGAAGAAGTTGATACTTTCGAAGAAAAGACGCTAGAAGGTATTAACGAAGATGATTTACATCAAGCATTTCAAGTGTTACAACAAATTATTAAAAACTTAGATTAA
- a CDS encoding alpha/beta fold hydrolase — protein MGELVMIKPATMEFVSLSNGETIAYQEVGRQNAEILVLIHGNMTSSQHFDLVIEKLQDQYHIYALDLRGFGQSTYNKAIDSIQDFAEDVKLFIDGLKLEKFSLMGWSMGGGVAMQFTANHPTFVEKLILVESVGMKGYPIFKKDINGQPIVSSLVKTKEEIAQDPVQIAPVLDAIKNMNKLYYRTVWNLLIYTHNQPEPDRYEKYLDDMLTQRNFVDVNYALITFNISDEHNGVVEGNKQIHRIKAPTLVIQGDRDYVVPQVVGEELVKHLPNAELQLLEDCGHSPFIDCLDVFIKHVEDWLEGK, from the coding sequence ATGGGGGAACTTGTGATGATTAAGCCTGCAACAATGGAGTTTGTTTCACTATCGAACGGAGAAACGATTGCGTATCAGGAAGTTGGAAGGCAAAATGCAGAAATTCTTGTACTCATTCACGGAAACATGACATCGTCACAACACTTTGATTTAGTTATTGAAAAGCTGCAAGATCAATACCATATTTACGCTCTAGATTTAAGAGGATTTGGTCAATCAACATATAATAAAGCGATAGATTCAATACAAGACTTTGCAGAAGATGTAAAACTATTTATCGACGGGTTAAAACTAGAGAAATTTTCATTAATGGGCTGGTCAATGGGCGGTGGTGTTGCGATGCAATTTACAGCGAATCATCCAACGTTTGTCGAAAAGTTAATTTTAGTAGAATCAGTAGGAATGAAGGGCTACCCAATCTTTAAAAAAGATATAAACGGGCAGCCGATTGTATCTAGTTTAGTTAAGACGAAAGAAGAAATTGCGCAAGATCCTGTACAAATTGCACCAGTGTTAGATGCGATAAAAAATATGAATAAACTATATTACCGTACAGTATGGAACTTGTTAATATATACACATAATCAACCTGAACCAGATCGCTATGAAAAGTATTTAGACGATATGTTAACGCAGCGTAATTTCGTAGATGTGAATTATGCGCTCATTACATTTAATATTTCGGATGAACATAACGGGGTTGTAGAGGGAAATAAGCAAATTCATCGTATTAAAGCTCCGACACTCGTCATACAAGGCGACAGAGATTATGTCGTACCGCAAGTAGTGGGTGAGGAGTTAGTAAAACATTTGCCGAATGCTGAATTACAATTGTTAGAAGATTGCGGTCATTCTCCGTTTATTGATTGTTTAGATGTATTTATAAAGCATGTAGAGGATTGGTTAGAAGGTAAGTAG
- a CDS encoding DNA alkylation repair protein, whose amino-acid sequence MDFKTVMQELEALGKERTKKIYISNGAHEPVFGVATGAMKPIAKKIKVNQELAEELYATGNYDAMYFAGIIADPKAMSESDFDRWIDGAYFYMLSDYVVAVTLSESNIAQEVADKWIASGEELKMSAGWSCYCWLLGNRKDNEFSESKISDMLEMLKNTIHDSPERTKSAMNNFLNTVAISYVPLHEKAVEIAKEVGIVEVKRDNKKSSLLNASESIQKELDRGRLGFKRKYVRC is encoded by the coding sequence TTGGATTTTAAAACAGTTATGCAAGAGCTTGAGGCCCTAGGCAAAGAAAGAACGAAAAAAATATACATATCTAACGGTGCGCACGAGCCAGTTTTCGGCGTAGCTACAGGCGCTATGAAACCAATCGCTAAAAAAATAAAAGTAAACCAAGAGTTAGCTGAAGAACTGTATGCCACAGGCAACTACGATGCTATGTATTTTGCAGGGATTATTGCAGATCCGAAAGCTATGAGTGAGTCTGATTTTGATCGCTGGATAGACGGAGCGTATTTTTATATGTTGTCCGATTATGTGGTGGCAGTAACGTTATCCGAATCAAATATCGCTCAAGAAGTTGCTGATAAATGGATTGCAAGCGGTGAAGAGCTTAAAATGTCTGCAGGCTGGAGTTGCTACTGCTGGCTTTTAGGGAATCGCAAAGACAACGAGTTTTCTGAAAGCAAAATTTCCGATATGCTTGAAATGTTGAAAAACACAATTCATGATTCACCAGAACGAACAAAATCCGCTATGAATAATTTTCTAAACACTGTAGCAATTTCATATGTGCCACTACACGAAAAGGCAGTTGAGATTGCAAAAGAAGTTGGTATAGTTGAAGTAAAACGTGATAATAAAAAAAGCAGTTTGCTAAATGCTTCCGAAAGTATTCAGAAAGAACTTGATAGAGGAAGACTTGGTTTCAAACGTAAATATGTAAGATGTTAA
- a CDS encoding VOC family protein, translating into MIQSIYETHLHVRNLEKAIDFYQNKLGLTLAKKLSKRRVAFFWVGENKKQMLGLWEVHSNEDFEMKHFAFRVDLDFLKTARLWLEERGIEVVGSQGKGNEEPIVQRWMPAASVYFLDCDGNKLEFISMLHDDPDELEYATYLSEWGAEHQEK; encoded by the coding sequence ATGATACAAAGCATATATGAAACGCATTTACATGTAAGAAATTTAGAAAAGGCAATAGATTTCTATCAAAATAAGTTAGGTTTAACATTAGCAAAAAAACTATCGAAAAGGCGGGTTGCTTTCTTTTGGGTAGGAGAAAATAAAAAACAAATGCTTGGGTTATGGGAAGTACATAGTAATGAAGATTTTGAGATGAAACACTTCGCTTTTCGTGTAGATTTAGATTTTTTAAAGACTGCTAGATTATGGTTAGAAGAGCGTGGAATAGAGGTAGTAGGGAGTCAGGGGAAAGGGAATGAAGAGCCAATTGTTCAAAGATGGATGCCAGCTGCAAGCGTATATTTTCTAGATTGTGATGGAAATAAATTAGAGTTTATTTCTATGTTACATGATGATCCAGATGAATTAGAATATGCAACGTATTTAAGTGAATGGGGTGCGGAGCATCAAGAGAAATAA
- a CDS encoding MFS transporter yields the protein MQSEKLWTKDFLGTCFSSLFLFLTFYMLMTTLPVYVIDGLKGKPEEIGLVATVFLISSVLCRPFTGKWLDDLGRKKILFISLSLFLAATVMYFGAQSLFLLLALRFLHGIGFGMATTATGTIVTDVAPAHRRGEALAYFGVFMSLPMVIGPFLGLTIISHFSFTVLFIVCSVFSLLAFLLGLLVNIPHEAPVSKQKQEKMKWKDLLEPSSIPIALTGFVLAFSYSGILSFIPIYAKELGLADIASYFFILYALVVVISRPFTGKIFDRFGENVLVYPAIIIFTIGMFILSQAQTPFWFLGAGMLIGLGYGTLIPSFQTIAISAAPNHRRGSATATYFSFFDSGIGFGSFILGIVAAKSSYHNMYFIAAIIVAFTLLLYYGLHGRKQKFKKQRTDGQISA from the coding sequence ATGCAAAGTGAAAAACTTTGGACGAAGGATTTCCTCGGAACTTGTTTTAGTAGTCTCTTTCTCTTTTTAACATTTTACATGCTAATGACTACTCTGCCTGTCTATGTAATAGACGGGCTAAAAGGAAAACCAGAGGAAATTGGTTTAGTTGCAACTGTTTTTCTTATTTCATCTGTTTTATGTAGACCATTCACAGGAAAATGGCTAGATGATTTAGGAAGAAAGAAAATATTATTTATTTCACTTTCATTATTTTTAGCCGCTACTGTTATGTATTTCGGTGCGCAAAGTTTATTTTTATTACTTGCTCTTCGCTTCTTACATGGTATTGGGTTTGGGATGGCAACTACTGCAACTGGTACGATTGTAACTGATGTTGCACCAGCTCATAGACGAGGCGAAGCACTTGCCTATTTCGGCGTATTTATGAGTCTGCCGATGGTAATTGGTCCTTTTTTAGGTTTAACAATTATTTCTCATTTTTCGTTTACTGTATTATTTATCGTTTGTTCCGTATTTTCATTACTGGCATTTTTATTAGGACTACTTGTAAATATTCCACATGAAGCACCTGTAAGCAAACAAAAACAAGAAAAAATGAAATGGAAAGACTTACTTGAACCATCTTCTATTCCAATCGCTCTTACAGGATTTGTTTTAGCCTTTTCTTATAGTGGTATTTTATCCTTTATTCCTATTTATGCAAAAGAGCTCGGTTTAGCTGATATTGCAAGTTACTTCTTTATTTTATATGCACTTGTTGTTGTCATTTCTCGTCCATTTACAGGTAAAATTTTCGATCGCTTCGGTGAAAACGTACTTGTTTATCCTGCTATTATTATTTTCACAATTGGGATGTTTATTTTAAGTCAGGCGCAAACGCCATTTTGGTTCCTTGGCGCAGGTATGCTAATTGGTTTAGGTTATGGAACATTAATTCCTAGCTTCCAAACGATTGCGATTTCTGCCGCTCCAAACCATAGACGTGGTTCTGCGACAGCTACGTACTTCTCATTCTTTGATAGTGGTATTGGATTTGGTTCTTTCATTTTAGGTATAGTCGCAGCGAAATCAAGTTACCATAATATGTATTTTATCGCGGCTATTATCGTTGCTTTCACTTTACTTCTATATTATGGATTACACGGCCGCAAACAAAAATTCAAGAAACAACGTACAGATGGACAAATATCCGCTTAG